In one window of Borrelia turicatae 91E135 DNA:
- a CDS encoding DUF759 family protein produces the protein MNDTKFTIKFKGVLDHASTRKSLEQDIAKLERLIKPKRSHLKSTRDILKHNLYEKKRELAKQKKYERLRESVEKFRLTKTKKLIKLGYTFEDARRKAFKHSLMSTKERRRLEYEDLKRGEHKATTLNKTVQSSILKGASILKIAAGTALGNAVSSGASGIFSYAKKSLEENAKLSKTHAITSKVFTTGEKKSLSHMLKGFSGFERDLEREDFLNLAGIIRKELEFLGQNNDNNLKKAVEFAAKLKSTGVVDDTNSAIAAVVEFLQGKSGPLYDIMSSFKEFTGKYNERAAMEYDILAPGQALDYRSHKLKEVINDWNSLKFPTYSSSTEEAKSSLEKLNDTGSKLTAKVLEPLVTSLNKILDWASTFNFQTHVIEPLIKGIKSIFSLDALIARLKAILPKFLGGDSGESLAKLKTEEDSSIRTP, from the coding sequence ATGAATGATACAAAATTTACAATTAAATTTAAAGGTGTACTTGATCACGCATCAACTCGCAAATCTTTAGAACAAGATATAGCCAAACTAGAACGTTTAATTAAACCTAAGCGATCACATCTAAAGAGTACTAGGGATATATTAAAACACAATTTATATGAGAAGAAACGTGAACTAGCCAAACAAAAAAAATATGAACGTTTAAGGGAAAGTGTAGAAAAGTTTAGACTTACTAAGACTAAAAAACTCATTAAGCTTGGATACACATTTGAAGACGCTAGGCGAAAAGCATTCAAGCATTCCTTAATGTCAACTAAAGAGCGAAGACGACTAGAATATGAAGATTTGAAACGTGGGGAGCACAAAGCAACAACACTTAACAAAACCGTTCAAAGTAGTATTCTTAAAGGCGCTAGTATTTTAAAAATCGCTGCTGGGACTGCTCTTGGAAATGCTGTTAGTAGTGGTGCTTCGGGAATATTTAGTTATGCTAAGAAATCTTTAGAAGAAAATGCAAAATTAAGTAAAACACATGCAATTACTTCAAAAGTATTTACAACAGGTGAGAAGAAATCACTAAGTCACATGCTTAAAGGATTTTCCGGTTTTGAAAGGGATTTAGAGAGAGAAGATTTCCTAAACTTGGCTGGGATAATTAGAAAAGAACTCGAATTTTTAGGTCAAAACAATGACAATAATCTTAAAAAGGCAGTAGAATTTGCTGCAAAGCTTAAATCTACTGGGGTTGTTGATGATACTAACTCGGCTATTGCAGCAGTAGTAGAATTCTTGCAAGGTAAAAGCGGTCCTCTCTATGACATTATGAGCTCATTTAAAGAGTTTACTGGTAAATATAATGAACGAGCCGCAATGGAATATGACATACTAGCACCAGGCCAGGCCCTTGATTACAGAAGTCATAAACTAAAGGAAGTAATTAACGATTGGAACTCACTTAAATTTCCTACTTACTCAAGCTCGACAGAAGAGGCTAAAAGTAGCTTAGAAAAGCTTAATGACACAGGTTCAAAACTTACTGCCAAGGTATTAGAACCGTTAGTTACTTCTTTAAACAAAATACTCGATTGGGCTTCAACATTTAATTTCCAAACACATGTTATTGAACCTTTAATAAAGGGAATTAAAAGTATTTTTTCTCTAGACGCATTAATTGCAAGACTTAAAGCAATACTTCCTAAATTTTTAGGTGGAGATAGTGGTGAGAGTCTTGCTAAACTTAAAACAGAAGAGGATTCAAGTATAAGGACACCTTAA
- a CDS encoding DUF777 family protein, translated as MNLNYEIYRMNSQMKGSALTQEEIKLWTYRNIFISKLGIIKSFNSSTQEGVVLLSGETDLEIKTRNISNMHFTLSEGERVILLQSSINLFNEDDDNYFDKNYFYILRPINMQNATIKVNDFTIDIQNPIDIKANNTSLRAVLEEIVSCLYNLRVTGQSVVEPSFYSNLTKITSKINMLLK; from the coding sequence ATGAACTTGAATTATGAAATATACAGAATGAACAGCCAAATGAAAGGTTCAGCACTTACACAAGAAGAGATAAAACTATGGACTTACAGAAATATTTTTATCTCTAAGCTAGGAATAATTAAATCTTTTAACTCCTCTACACAAGAAGGTGTCGTTTTACTCTCTGGAGAGACAGATTTAGAGATTAAAACACGCAATATATCAAATATGCACTTTACTCTTAGCGAAGGTGAGAGAGTCATCCTTCTTCAAAGTAGTATTAACCTTTTTAATGAGGATGATGATAATTATTTTGATAAAAACTATTTCTATATTCTAAGGCCTATTAATATGCAAAATGCTACTATCAAAGTTAATGACTTTACAATTGACATACAAAATCCCATAGACATTAAAGCTAATAATACAAGTCTAAGAGCAGTGCTGGAAGAGATTGTATCTTGTCTATACAATTTAAGGGTTACTGGACAATCAGTAGTTGAACCTAGTTTTTATAGTAATCTTACAAAGATTACAAGTAAAATAAATATGTTACTTAAATAG
- a CDS encoding DUF1463 family protein: MTQCYDLRNIVFSIGGHEIQSGKLELTSEPTTRAVASSEDRGFPVVSFRDPRTIVFIFNIEVSIGSYDYKLLTKLSKDQFYNMSKSKNERMLDLVFNDLEDIKIISNSAFFAEEPSRSYSAEAEKVTFEIRAVGCTVDN; this comes from the coding sequence ATGACACAATGTTATGATTTAAGAAACATAGTTTTTTCAATTGGTGGACATGAGATTCAAAGTGGTAAGTTAGAACTTACAAGTGAACCTACAACAAGAGCGGTAGCTAGCAGTGAAGATAGAGGGTTTCCCGTAGTTAGCTTTAGAGACCCTAGAACCATTGTTTTTATATTCAATATTGAGGTTTCAATTGGATCTTATGATTACAAATTGCTAACAAAGCTTTCAAAAGACCAATTTTATAACATGTCCAAAAGTAAGAATGAAAGAATGTTAGATTTAGTATTCAATGACTTAGAAGACATCAAAATCATATCTAACTCTGCTTTTTTTGCAGAAGAACCCTCTAGAAGCTACTCTGCTGAAGCTGAAAAGGTTACTTTCGAGATAAGAGCAGTTGGATGCACAGTTGACAATTAA
- a CDS encoding DUF693 family protein: protein MEERLIKYDFKIEFYNISQTSTSEEKPKIIIKTEDGIHIDISISDIYSSNNYVCAKRSKLTLWNLSLDFTRNVNEGDIVKIFYKKFADSRDYDFIMSGYLGVPMSTDYDSGDFSVDLEVHLATKSNYFNSKLDINQFQGMSVENAISIAFPNRHIINMSYADRTKIITESFCANTPLEFIEKITKKYVQSVRTDIAPKDHRQLIKESALRHTHVECNYIFTNATPEAKDTNYIFLEDFGLHFIPQQEIAIGSTRNIRLIYWNAKIMYTHKLKVGDRVKFLDSLGSEVKSSIIETSAALSNTGECSLTLKLYDDSNYLNIKGEAR, encoded by the coding sequence ATGGAAGAAAGGCTTATCAAATACGACTTTAAAATCGAATTTTATAACATAAGTCAAACTAGCACATCAGAAGAAAAACCTAAAATCATAATTAAAACTGAAGACGGTATACACATTGACATATCAATATCTGATATTTACTCAAGCAATAATTATGTATGTGCAAAGAGAAGCAAACTAACCCTTTGGAACTTATCTCTTGATTTTACTCGTAATGTAAATGAAGGAGATATTGTAAAGATATTTTATAAAAAATTCGCAGACTCTAGAGATTATGATTTTATTATGTCAGGGTATTTAGGTGTTCCTATGAGTACTGATTATGATAGTGGTGATTTTAGTGTTGATCTTGAAGTTCATTTGGCAACAAAAAGTAATTACTTCAATAGCAAACTTGACATAAATCAATTTCAAGGCATGAGTGTAGAGAATGCCATCTCTATAGCATTTCCTAATAGACATATAATCAATATGAGTTATGCTGATAGAACAAAAATTATAACTGAGAGTTTTTGTGCAAATACTCCTCTTGAGTTTATTGAAAAGATAACTAAAAAGTATGTTCAAAGTGTTAGGACAGATATTGCACCTAAAGATCACAGACAACTTATTAAAGAATCAGCTCTCAGGCACACTCATGTTGAGTGTAATTATATCTTTACTAACGCCACACCTGAAGCTAAAGATACAAATTATATCTTTCTTGAAGATTTTGGCCTTCACTTTATCCCGCAACAAGAGATTGCTATTGGAAGTACCCGCAATATAAGACTTATATATTGGAATGCCAAGATTATGTATACACACAAACTAAAAGTTGGTGATAGGGTCAAATTTCTAGATTCGCTGGGGAGTGAAGTTAAGAGTAGCATTATAGAGACTAGTGCTGCTTTAAGCAATACTGGTGAGTGCTCACTTACCTTGAAGCTTTATGATGACTCTAATTATTTAAATATCAAAGGAGAAGCTCGATAA
- a CDS encoding DUF1322 family protein → MKSSSNEYIQVLHETKLEYFKLLEEIKQNKYFFPIIMGVCTLNDVKTLNYKDLMEVNKISELKLEKQIFEMFLSKGVL, encoded by the coding sequence ATGAAAAGCAGTAGTAATGAATATATACAAGTATTACATGAAACTAAGCTTGAATATTTTAAGCTACTTGAAGAGATAAAACAAAACAAATATTTCTTTCCAATTATTATGGGTGTTTGCACTTTAAATGACGTAAAAACACTAAATTATAAAGATTTAATGGAAGTTAACAAAATATCTGAACTTAAACTTGAAAAGCAAATATTTGAAATGTTCCTTAGTAAAGGTGTATTATGA
- a CDS encoding DUF735 family protein yields MVNIPTFLKDTQVEKIINTELAFINKIIKEIKDLIANFEDINASEHLNSRFIAFWLSDILQIIYSTNQTLETLAKNIDSVLFALRHIGTHESFIKLFKAFLNVDIVPTTLEPGVINIKLKSHIKTNVIVFIVGSTPKNSPYKKIIFRTEENGQIFKKAWTMTLLPKGYEHSIYALIKKLIPIGRVLKIQDHEGQYIKEFKG; encoded by the coding sequence ATGGTAAATATACCGACATTTCTTAAAGACACTCAGGTTGAAAAAATTATAAATACTGAATTAGCATTTATAAATAAAATCATCAAAGAAATTAAAGATCTTATTGCTAATTTCGAAGATATTAATGCTAGTGAGCACCTAAATTCAAGATTCATAGCGTTTTGGTTATCTGATATACTACAAATTATTTACTCAACAAACCAAACACTTGAAACACTTGCTAAAAATATTGATAGTGTACTATTTGCTTTGCGTCATATTGGAACCCATGAATCATTTATAAAACTATTTAAGGCTTTTCTTAATGTTGATATTGTTCCTACTACTCTAGAGCCTGGTGTTATTAACATCAAACTTAAAAGTCATATTAAAACTAATGTTATCGTATTTATTGTAGGTAGTACTCCAAAAAACTCCCCATATAAAAAAATTATCTTTAGAACTGAAGAGAATGGGCAAATCTTTAAAAAAGCTTGGACTATGACCTTGCTTCCTAAAGGATATGAGCATTCAATTTATGCACTTATTAAAAAACTGATCCCTATTGGAAGAGTACTCAAGATACAAGACCATGAGGGTCAATATATAAAAGAATTTAAAGGATAA
- a CDS encoding BlyB family putative holin accessory protein encodes MILDRNSLDTALNAIKTLFETLYNFEDGSFNENAHKTFMLLNDIYTEYQIIYIKNMERLENALTPQIQATFMPIQTKIKEFIEKVNSNPDNMPLPKEIAQHKKEDL; translated from the coding sequence ATGATACTTGATCGTAATTCTCTAGATACTGCTTTAAATGCAATTAAAACATTATTTGAAACACTATATAATTTTGAAGATGGGTCATTTAATGAAAATGCTCATAAAACATTCATGCTACTAAATGACATTTACACAGAGTATCAGATTATCTACATAAAAAATATGGAAAGGTTAGAGAATGCATTAACGCCTCAAATCCAAGCTACATTCATGCCTATCCAAACTAAAATCAAAGAATTTATAGAAAAGGTCAATAGCAATCCAGATAATATGCCATTACCAAAAGAAATCGCACAACACAAAAAGGAGGACTTATGA
- a CDS encoding DUF276 domain-containing protein (DUF276 is restricted to Borreliella and related spirochetes.), translated as MSILFDPDFGTLKQDIQQIINTKREYLRDTYGIIINNDPTSIYNIIANSLAIKEYELIGEVNKLFSLLKPDSPYWKEIQKHISIKSTTYDAIKSALLNLNGIRNVNIKSTAGKASIYLILDDSMMNKEKSQITDSNLKALIWETLYLTCPVGTVFEGDILIDGINSQNQKIDYKVSIGKRKYAYLKSKYKVNLENHIYLNIDFKIREIYTRIKNNNYTDMGISFEYQDFFAPVNEIKGVHCIDVSVAIKDNLDVKITDIPTSEFKQNENIKIEANEILDLNFNADRLLIDISS; from the coding sequence ATGAGTATTCTCTTTGATCCTGACTTTGGAACTTTAAAACAGGATATCCAACAAATAATTAATACCAAACGTGAATATTTAAGAGACACGTATGGAATTATAATTAATAATGACCCTACATCCATTTACAATATAATTGCAAACTCACTTGCAATAAAAGAATATGAACTAATAGGTGAGGTTAACAAATTATTTTCTCTTCTTAAACCAGATTCTCCTTATTGGAAGGAGATACAAAAACATATAAGCATTAAAAGTACTACCTATGATGCTATAAAGAGTGCATTACTCAATCTTAATGGAATTAGAAATGTCAATATTAAAAGCACAGCTGGTAAGGCTAGTATTTACCTAATATTAGATGACTCGATGATGAATAAAGAGAAAAGCCAAATTACAGACTCCAATCTTAAAGCATTAATTTGGGAGACACTTTATCTTACATGTCCTGTTGGTACTGTTTTTGAAGGCGATATTCTCATAGATGGAATTAATAGCCAAAATCAAAAAATTGATTACAAAGTATCAATTGGAAAACGCAAATACGCATATCTTAAGAGTAAATATAAAGTCAATCTTGAAAATCACATATACTTGAACATTGACTTTAAAATTAGAGAAATTTATACTCGAATTAAAAATAATAACTACACAGATATGGGAATAAGTTTTGAATATCAAGATTTCTTCGCTCCTGTTAATGAAATTAAAGGTGTTCATTGCATTGATGTTTCTGTTGCCATAAAAGATAACCTGGACGTAAAAATTACTGATATTCCTACAAGCGAATTCAAGCAAAATGAGAATATTAAAATTGAAGCAAATGAAATTCTCGATCTAAATTTTAATGCTGATAGGTTGCTAATTGATATCTCTTCATAA
- a CDS encoding BBA14 family lipoprotein, translating to MGKLIKLTFLTLILSCTSIASLTEEPTPPKTQTIKELSVYEAKLSDYIMYLQVFLTRTKKKVNDPKYPKFTYFDASILKSESTIDDLMFNINLFKEYISITKPIAQMVYRKYSKLQN from the coding sequence TTGGGTAAACTTATAAAGTTAACTTTCTTAACACTTATTCTCTCATGTACATCTATTGCGTCACTAACTGAGGAGCCAACACCTCCTAAAACCCAGACTATTAAAGAATTAAGTGTATATGAAGCTAAGTTATCTGATTATATTATGTACTTACAAGTATTCTTAACTAGAACAAAGAAAAAGGTTAATGACCCAAAGTATCCTAAGTTTACTTATTTTGATGCTTCTATACTGAAATCTGAGAGTACAATTGATGATTTAATGTTTAATATCAATCTGTTTAAAGAATATATTAGTATAACTAAACCCATTGCCCAAATGGTGTACAGGAAATATTCAAAATTACAAAATTAA
- a CDS encoding DUF792 family protein, which yields MISQFTTDFTHKYKDTAPLKAILDPLNLTPSQITNILKETFNEISTLFMSYNFLSLCPRMDFKGLGYVPQGFFILPKSELISTTYTTTCSKHPVIDYYTRKSEYVSYNPTFTGEVITLNNAVLTSAYKELVNFSTNTAFGKLIFPHTSNLAKQQLVNRVEESVPFSLYSPTLGFRSIVAITSLTLKDTVYLDEVEISLTLEVLKTFNVYKG from the coding sequence ATGATATCACAATTTACAACTGATTTTACTCATAAATACAAAGACACAGCACCCCTAAAGGCAATACTAGACCCTTTAAATCTTACACCATCACAAATAACAAATATTCTTAAAGAAACATTTAATGAAATCTCTACTTTGTTTATGTCATATAACTTCTTAAGTTTATGTCCAAGGATGGACTTTAAAGGACTTGGATATGTCCCTCAAGGGTTCTTCATTTTACCTAAAAGTGAACTAATTAGCACAACTTACACCACAACATGTTCAAAACATCCTGTAATTGACTATTACACACGTAAGTCTGAATACGTAAGTTACAATCCAACTTTTACTGGCGAAGTTATCACACTAAATAATGCTGTATTAACTAGTGCTTATAAAGAACTGGTTAATTTTTCAACTAATACGGCTTTTGGAAAGTTAATTTTTCCTCATACTAGTAATTTAGCAAAACAACAACTGGTTAACAGAGTTGAAGAGAGTGTTCCATTTAGCCTCTACAGCCCAACTCTAGGGTTTAGAAGCATAGTTGCAATTACATCTCTTACCCTTAAAGACACAGTATACCTTGATGAGGTTGAAATTAGTCTCACATTAGAAGTTCTTAAAACATTTAATGTATATAAAGGATAA
- a CDS encoding DUF685 domain-containing protein — protein MSSQEPEGVVKHDDTIEIKNLNKLTKLKPTDLLVLDDGFSSCHAITLDNFHKDLHTKIFLDDGDRKNDFKQVIKTLIANELLSDTNFINQIYSQVLTKFLKDDSSSISQTYNKVIEKLKNNESSVMDTIISKVTSKFESNLPEDNLSKSHYFIGLYYSSLKKIPVQEYLTGISNSFSTSSTTTIRATSYNSDGFYRNTVYMSSLKYGRYVFDLGSTATSNNEEIIIQTDSSYDDSPIYLIVKVTARSNSTSQSNKEVSIKYSYSSKRTIFKLSSVHGGTGFDANILEGWYMQKNVSGVPLLVKL, from the coding sequence ATGTCAAGTCAAGAACCTGAAGGTGTTGTAAAACACGATGATACAATTGAGATTAAAAATCTTAATAAATTAACCAAGCTTAAACCCACTGACCTTTTGGTCCTAGATGATGGGTTTTCTAGTTGTCATGCTATTACTCTTGATAACTTCCATAAGGACTTACATACAAAAATATTCCTAGATGATGGTGATCGAAAGAATGATTTCAAACAAGTTATCAAAACACTAATTGCTAATGAATTGCTAAGCGACACCAATTTTATAAACCAAATTTATAGTCAAGTACTTACCAAATTTTTAAAAGATGACTCTAGTAGTATTTCACAGACATATAATAAAGTTATAGAAAAACTTAAAAATAATGAATCTAGTGTTATGGACACTATTATAAGTAAAGTTACAAGTAAGTTTGAATCTAACTTGCCTGAAGATAATTTAAGCAAAAGTCATTACTTTATAGGACTTTATTACTCTAGTTTAAAAAAAATTCCAGTACAAGAATATCTAACTGGTATTAGTAACAGCTTTAGTACAAGTAGTACTACTACAATAAGAGCAACTAGTTATAATAGTGACGGGTTTTATAGAAACACTGTGTACATGTCTAGTTTAAAATATGGACGTTATGTCTTTGACCTTGGGTCCACAGCTACATCTAACAATGAAGAAATTATTATACAAACAGACAGTTCATATGATGATAGTCCCATATATTTAATTGTCAAAGTTACTGCAAGATCTAATTCAACTTCACAATCTAATAAAGAAGTAAGCATAAAATATAGCTATTCTTCAAAACGAACTATCTTTAAGCTTTCAAGTGTACATGGCGGTACAGGTTTTGATGCCAATATTCTAGAAGGTTGGTATATGCAAAAGAATGTGAGTGGCGTTCCTTTACTCGTGAAGCTATAA
- a CDS encoding DUF1473 family protein, translated as MITRYKMNILTKDKTHTFEVRILPVYKWDSILGFSQSEGIYKLNEIKYLSEITNLMIKPGFLDEFYFILNENREYITYYKEYLQAILYSIQFDTFKSDPDFKRPNLVYLSHYLNNTRGFVQFDYIDDSWNYEEIIQNIKI; from the coding sequence GTGATTACACGTTACAAAATGAATATATTAACTAAAGACAAAACACATACATTTGAAGTAAGAATACTTCCTGTCTACAAGTGGGACTCTATATTAGGATTTTCACAAAGTGAGGGCATATACAAACTAAATGAAATTAAGTACTTAAGCGAAATTACTAATTTAATGATTAAACCGGGCTTTTTAGATGAATTTTACTTTATTTTAAATGAAAATAGAGAGTACATTACTTACTATAAAGAATATCTTCAAGCCATACTTTACTCAATTCAGTTTGATACATTCAAATCAGATCCTGACTTTAAGAGACCAAATTTAGTTTACTTAAGTCATTATCTAAATAATACTCGTGGATTTGTACAATTTGATTACATTGATGATAGTTGGAATTATGAAGAGATAATACAAAATATCAAAATATAG
- a CDS encoding BlyB family putative holin accessory protein, with the protein MKLSTAKLSVDILNNFTEIIKNNHHGKNTVTYINIFTKVVNYFYVLYEASIYQMEGREAIKLLREIEEILRINIEIIENSLDSDELTKYTSQLRAKRNKIMSTYIKMLKEA; encoded by the coding sequence ATGAAATTAAGCACTGCTAAATTAAGTGTTGATATTTTAAATAACTTTACCGAAATTATTAAAAATAATCATCACGGTAAAAATACTGTCACTTATATCAATATTTTTACTAAAGTGGTTAATTACTTTTACGTGCTATATGAAGCTAGCATATATCAAATGGAAGGTAGGGAAGCTATTAAACTACTACGTGAAATTGAAGAGATACTAAGGATTAACATTGAAATCATAGAAAATTCTCTTGACTCTGATGAGCTTACAAAATACACATCACAACTTAGAGCTAAACGTAACAAGATAATGAGTACTTACATCAAAATGTTAAAGGAGGCATAA
- a CDS encoding BlyA family holin, with product MNELDSNLLKFLLQLININEMKLVIIGAFILSLGLIFKPAIKDILTILVSKIKTRVKDTDKGEDL from the coding sequence TTGAATGAACTTGATAGTAATTTATTAAAATTTTTACTTCAACTAATTAACATCAATGAAATGAAGTTAGTTATTATTGGTGCCTTTATCTTAAGTCTTGGTCTGATTTTCAAGCCAGCAATCAAAGATATACTAACTATTTTAGTAAGTAAGATAAAAACACGGGTTAAAGACACAGATAAAGGGGAGGATTTATGA